A genomic window from Glycine max cultivar Williams 82 chromosome 17, Glycine_max_v4.0, whole genome shotgun sequence includes:
- the ZTL1 gene encoding PAS protein ZEITLUPE 1 codes for MEWDSNSDLSGDEEEEGFVFNDADDAGPLPFPFPVVENLLQTAPCGFVVTDALDPDHPIIYVNTVFEIVTGYCAEDVLGRNCRFLQCRGPFAKRRHPLVDSTVVSEIRRCLEEGIEFQGELLNFRKDGSPLMNRLRLTPIYGDDETITHVIGIQFFTEANIDLGPVPGSTIKESAKSSDRFRSVLSSLQTLPVGDRNVSRGVCGIFQLSDEVLSLKILARLTPRDIASVSSVCRRLYELTKNEDLWRMVCQNAWGSETTRVLETVPGARGLGWGRLARELTTLEAAAWRKLTVGGAVEPSRCNFSACAVGNRVVLFGGEGVNMQPMNDTFVLDLNSSNPEWQHVHVSSPPPGRWGHTLSCVNGSHLVVFGGCGRQGLLNDVFVLDLDAKPPTWREISGLAPPLPRSWHSSCTLDGTKLIVSGGCADSGVLLSDTFLLDLSMEKPVWREIPVAWTPPSRLGHTLSVYGGRKILMFGGLAKSGPLRFRSSDVFTMDLSEEEPCWRCVTGSGMLGAGNPGGTAPPPRLDHVAVSLPGGRILIFGGSVAGLHSASQLYILDPTDEKPTWRILNVPGCPPRFAWGHSTCVVGGTRAIVLGGQTGEEWMLSELHELSLASSAI; via the exons ATGGAGTGGGACAGCAATTCCGATCTGAGCGGGGACGAAGAGGAGGAAGGGTTCGTCTTCAACGACGCCGACGACGCTGGCCCTCTCCCGTTCCCTTTCCCCGTCGTCGAAAACCTCCTCCAAACGGCGCCCTGCGGCTTCGTCGTCACCGACGCGCTCGATCCTGACCACCCTATCATTTACGTCAACACCGTCTTCGAGATTGTCACCGGCTACTGCGCCGAGGACGTCCTCGGTCGGAATTG CCGTTTCTTGCAGTGTCGAGGTCCATTTGCTAAGAGAAGGCATCCGTTGGTGGACTCTACAGTAGTTTCAGAAATTAGAAGATGCCTtgaagaggggattgaattcCAAGGTGAGTTGCTGAACTTTAGGAAAGATGGATCTCCTCTGATGAACAGATTGCGGCTGACACCTATATATGGAGATGATGAGACTATAACACATGTTATTGGAATCCAGTTCTTCACAGAGGCAAATATTGATCTTGGTCCTGTTCCGGGTTCTACAATTAAGGAATCTGCTAAATCATCTGATCGATTTCGTTCCGTGCTTTCCTCGTTGCAGACTCTTCCTGTGGGGGACAGGAATGTATCTCGTGGAGTTTGTGGAATTTTTCAACTGAGTGATGAGGTACTGTCTCTCAAGATACTTGCTCGATTAACTCCTAGAGATATTGCATCAGTTAGCTCTGTCTGTAGACGATTATATGAGCTGACAAAAAATGAAGACCTCTGGAGAATGGTGTGCCAAAATGCATGGGGCAGTGAGACTACACGTGTTTTAGAAACTGTGCCCGGTGCAAGGGGACTTGGATGGGGTCGGCTGGCAAGGGAATTGACCACTCTTGAAGCAGCAGCATGGAGGAAGTTGACTGTTGGAGGTGCTGTTGAACCCTCACGCTGTAATTTTAGTGCTTGTGCAGTTGGTAACAGAGTTGTGCTTTTTGGTGGTGAAGGGGTTAACATGCAACCTATGAATGACACCTTTGTATTGGATCTCAATTCTAGTAATCCTGAGTGGCAACACGTCCATGTAAGCTCTCCTCCTCCAGGTCGTTGGGGCCACACACTTTCTTGTGTTAATGGTTCTCATTTAGTTGTATTTGGAGGCTGTGGAAGGCAGGGCTTGCTCAATGATGTGTTTGTTCTGGACCTGGATGCAAAGCCTCCAACTTGGCGTGAAATTTCTGGATTGGCACCTCCACTTCCCAGATCATGGCACAGCTCCTGTACTCTTGATGGTACTAAGTTGATAGTTTCTGGGGGATGTGCAGACTCTGGAGTTCTCTTGAGTGACACTTTCCTCCTTGATTTGTCAATGGAGAAGCCTGTCTGGAGAGAGATACCAGTGGCATGGACCCCACCATCTCGTCTGGGCCACACATTGTCTGTTTATGGTGGTAGGAAAATACTGATGTTTGGGGGTCTGGCCAAGAGTGGCCCTTTGCGTTTTCGTTCCAGTGATGTATTCACAATGGATTTAAGTGAGGAAGAACCTTGTTGGAGATGTGTAACGGGGAGCGGCATGCTTGGTGCTGGAAATCCTGGGGGCACAGCTCCTCCTCCTAGACTTGATCATGTTGCTGTTAGTCTTCCCGGTGGGAGAATTCTAATATTTGGTGGGTCTGTTGCTGGTCTTCACTCTGCCTCTCAGCTTTACATTCTTGATCCAACTGATGAGAAGCCTACATGGAGAATCCTAAATGTACCTGGGTGCCCTCCGAGATTTGCTTGGGGACACAGTACATGTGTTGTTGGAGGGACAAGAGCTATCGTACTGGGTGGTCAAACCGGGGAGGAATGGATGCTAAGCGAGCTCCATGAACTTTCCCTGGCAAGTTCTGCCATCTAA
- the LOC100306552 gene encoding uncharacterized protein LOC100306552, with protein MSINSESTPPPVIGKIGPYTVFMTPPSTPKPADDNPVTTTKIAPPPPQIPKAVPSPKPKPLSDSDDSVFGFFRNAVAKVQTAHSSLDDHLARWFGLNQSKYQWALDDYYESKGVEKGDIKVKEISSKVQSV; from the exons ATGTCGATCAACAGCGAATCTACGCCGCCACCGGTGATCGGAAAAATCGGGCCTTACACCGTCTTCATGACGCCGCCGTCTACACCCAAACCCGCCGACGACAACCCCGTTACCACCACCAAGATCGCACCTCCGCCGCCTCAGATTCCCAAAGCCGTTCCTTCCCCCAAACCCAAACCTCTCTCCGATTCCGACGATTCCGTTTTCGGCTTCTTCAGAAACGCCGTTGCCAAGGTCCAAACCG CCCACTCAAGTTTGGATGATCATTTGGCACGTTGGTTTGGATTGAATCAGTCAAAGTATCAATGGGCTCTTGATGATTATTATGAGAGCAAGGGAGTG GAAAAAGGAGAcattaaagtgaaagaaatatCGAGCAAAGTACAAAGTGTTTGA